GTCGGTGAGGGCGACATCATCATCACCGAGATGACGACGCCAGACATGGTCCCGGCGATGAAGCGGGCCGCGGGCATCGTGACCGACGAGGGCGGAATGACATCACACGCGGCGATCGTTTCGAGAGAACTCGGCGTCCCTGCTGTCGTCGGCTCTGGGGGTGCAACCACACAACTGTCAGACGGACAGGTCATCACGATCGACGGCGATAAGGGGACCATTCGAGAAGGATCGACCGAAGGCGCAGAAGAACGAGAACCGTACGAGGACGTCAGGCCACAGAGTCCCGTCAAACCGATGACGGCGACAGAGGTCAAGGTGAACGTCTCTATCCCAGAAGCGGCTCACCGTGCGGCTGTCACCGGTGCCGATGGGGTCGGATTGCTCCGATTGGAGCACATGATCCTCTCGACGAACAAGACGCCAGATCGATACATTCGAGACCACGGCGCTGATGAATACATCGAGGAAATCGTGAGCGGCGTTCGTGGCGTGGCGGATGAGTTCTATCCGCGTCCAGTACGTGTTCGCTCGCTCGATGCCCCGACAGATGAGTTCCGACAACTGGAGGGCGGTGAAGACGAGCCAAACGAACACAACCCGATGCTCGGGTACCGCGGCATCCGCCGGAGCTTAGATCAGATCGGCGTCTTCAAACACGAACTCGAAGCGTTCCGACGACTCTTCGAGATGGGGTATGACAACGTCGAGATCATGTTCCCGCTTGTAAACGATGTCGAGGATGTGTATCAGGCGAAGTCGCTCATGGAGGAGGTCGGTATCGATCCCCAGAAACGCACGTGGGGTGTGATGATCGAAACGCCAGCGAGCGCGCTCTGTGTTGATGAGATGGCCGACGCCGGGATCTCGTTTGCCTCCTTTGGAACGAACGATCTCACACAGTACACGCTGGCGGTCGACCGGAACAACGAGAACGTCGCCAACAGGTTCGACGAACTCCACCCAGCAGTATTGAAACTCATCGGCAACACCATCAAAGCGTGCCGCGAGAACGACATCGATACGAGTATCTGTGGACAAGCCGGGTCGAAGCCACAGATGGTCCGCTATCTCGTTAACGAGGGCGTTAGCTCAATCAGCGCAAACATCGACGCAGTTCGTGATGTCCAACACGAAGTCAAACGCGTCGAACAGAAACTCCTGCTCGAAGCCGTTCGACAGGAATAACTGGATCTATTCTGACAATTGAGGTAGCGGGATTCGACGGCTGAATCTTCTTTTAATTTGCTTTCTGTTTTAGTTCCGTGTAAATGCTACACAGCCTCATTGCAGCGTTATTACAATAGAGGTGTGATACCACATCGTATGTCCGACCCATATGGTCGTGCGATTCGAGATGCGTATCACGATCAACGAGAGGAGCCACTGCTCGACCGTCACGGAAACTACGGTACCGAGCACACTCAGTTAGAATCGCTCTACCTCAACGAGTTCACTCCCACTGGAACAGACAGCGAATGGGTCGTGTCGTGGCTCGATGGTCCATTGCTCGATATGGGTGCTGGAACGGGGCGACAGGCCCTCTATTTCCAAGATCAGTTCGAGACAGTCGCCATCGATACGAGCGAGCATCTCGTCGAAACGATGCGTGATCGGGGCGTCACTGACGCGCGTCGTGCAAGCATGTTTTCGCTTAGAGACGAGTTCAAACGTGAGCGCTTTCGATCGGCGCTTGCAATCGGGACACAAGTGGGGCTCGCAGGTTCGATGCAAGGGTTGCGACAGTTCCTCGGTGACCTTGCATTCGTGACGATGCCTGAAGCAACGGCGGTTCTCGATTCGTACCACCCAGACTGGCTCGCAGCCGTCGATCCGCCCCATTACCGCCACGATCCCACAGCGGGGCTTGCCTACCGGATACAGCAGTTCGAGTACGAAGGTGCTCTGAGCGAACCGTTGCTGTTTCGGTTGTTCTCGCCTGATCGGCTTCGAGAAGCGACGGTCGGAACCGGATGGAAGGTGAGCGAAACCAGACGGCATCCGAGTGCGCGTGACGATGCGGTTCAGTATCGAGCGGCGCTCGAAAAAGTATGAGTGGACGTGGAGACACAGAAATTTGCTCCAGCACAGAATGATGCTTTCGCCTTCCGAACATTGATCTGCCTACACTAGTGTCCGTCAAATTGAATTCCAGCCGATTAATTAATATCTGGCTGAAAGATATTGTATGGATGAATGTAACGGCTTCATTACTGGAGGCTGTGCGTGACATCACTGTTCGAACGGGCAGTCGGAAGCGACTGGACGGAACTACACCCCCAGATCCGCGAGCGGTACGGTCTCAGTGCTGACGACAGCGTGGCCATCGGAACGGGGCGGATGAGCCAACTCACGCACAATGTGCTCGCGCTACCCGTGTTGTGGCTCGGTACGACCCAAAACGTCCTTTTTCCCGAGAGCGGAACCGACATTCCATTCGAAATCAAATCCGAGGCGTTCATCGACACGGACGGAAACGAGGCGCTACGACTTCAGCGGCGCTTCGAGACCGACCCTCCACGCCGGTTCGACGATACGATGCGCTGGAACCCAGAACGAGAGTGCATTACCGAGTTCCTCGGGCGTGACGGACGACTCGTCGCCGACATTCACCTCTCGGTCGCGGACGGCGGACTCGTCATCGAGATCGGTGAGCAGTGGATCCGGTTCGGTGATCGGTTTATCAGCGTACCGACACCGCTTGCAGCCAATGCAATCCTGCAGGACTGGTACGACGAGTATGCGGGCCGATTTCGTGTCGCAGCATCCATCACGAATCCACTGGCCGGTCACGTTTTTGGCTACCAAGGAGTCTTCGACAACGAGTGGCGCGATGAACCCCCTACCGATGAACCAGTTCGCCACAGCAGCCTCCCGAGTGGTCGGCAATGAACGCCTCCCGACTCGGTTTTCATCCACAGAGAGTGAGCGACGGAAGCGCCGTTATCGGAGGGGCAATGTGGCTCGCGATAGTGGTTGGTGGGCCGTTCCGACGGCTCGAACTGCTCCTCTTGCTCGCCCCGTTAGTACTCGTCCCGCTTTTGCTCGGGATGATCCCAGCTGAGGGTGGGCGTGAGACTAGCTCGCGCTGGTACTGGTGTGCCGTTCTTGGTCAACCGATCGGTGCGCTTCTCGTCACCGCCTCGTTTGCGCTCGACCACGGTGTTCTCGCCGGAATGTTGATTGTCCCGTGGGGGGCTGTTACGCTCTCGATGGCGCTCTGGGGACTCGAACGGCTCCTCCCACGCGGGCCCGAACCGCTTTCGGAGCTGAGTATCGACGCTGGTCTGTTGTACATCACTGTCGGTAGCTGCTGGCTGCTAATCAGTCGGTTGGGAATGAATCCGCTGGGATTTGGCGATCCGATCGTCTTTTTTACAGGCATTCACTTTCATTACGCGGGATTCGTCTTGCCGCTTCTGGCCGGTATCGCCGGACGAGCGCTTTCAAACGGCGTCTGGCGTCGTATCTACACGTTCTCGGTCGTGACGATCGTGTTCGGTCCCGGGTTGATCGCTGCTGGAATCACGCTGTCGCCACTGGTCGAAGTCGTGGCTGTGACCGCGCTCACCGTTGGCGTGGTTGCGTTCGCGCTAGTCACACTCCTCGCCATCGTTCCCGCACGCACGAATCGGTTCCAACAGGCAGCACTAACGGTTTCCTCGCTTGCTATCGCGGCATCGATGGTGTTCGCGTTTGGCTACGGACTTTCGGAGTTTCTCGGGCGAACACTCGCTGGATTGCAGATCGGAACGATGGTTGCGTTTCACGGGCACTTGAACGCACTTGGATTCGCGCTGTGCGGCGCGGTCGGCTGGCGCGTCGCTGTGCCGGCATCGTACTCAGTGTGCCACGCTCCATTCAGTTCGCTCACTGCTGACGGTCGCGTCGGAGCGGATTACCTCGAACGGAACGGGATCGTCGGCCCATTGTCGCCGAGCGGTCAGATGGACGATTTGGCCGCGTACGATCGTCCTGATTTTGATTCCGGGGCTGTCCACCCAGCGATCCGAACGTTCTACGAACACACAGCCGAGTACGAGTTGCGCTATAAAGCGACGTGGCACCCTGGCTTTCGGACGGGCGCGCGTCTTGCAAAGCGGTTGACTATGCGAATCGAGCAGCTCGATCTCCCCGTAGGAGCAAATTCCCAGCGGACAGACAGTCAAATCGTCGATATCGACGACTCAGTTGACGGACGAACAGGCGTTCGGGCGTGGATTCGGACAGACACAGAGACGGGAAATGCAGTGTTCGTCGCTGCCTACGCAACGCACGAACACGATGGTGAAACGTACATGAACATCGGACTCCCCTTGCCGTGGTGCAATTTATCGGCTCTCTTGTGGATGGACACAATCGAAACCGACGTCGATAGTGCGGGGATCCGGCTTTCCTCACGAACGCGGGATGAACAGGGCAATAAAGGACTCTATCTCATCACACCACACCTCCCTGTTCGCCTCCCAATGTGTGAGGATTTTCGTGTTTGGCCAGCGTCAGTGGATGCACCACAGGCACCGACAACGCTCCGTACCGACGACACGGCACTCGTTGCACAGCACGAAATGTGGCTGTTCGGACAGCAGTTTCTCACCATACAGTATGCGATCGAACACGTCGGATCTACGAACGAGTCACCCGAGTCGAAAAGACGGTCGTGAGTCGATCCCTCGCTCATCGAAGTTGTTTCGTTCAGAAATATCCGCTATCGATAACGCAATGGATAAACGCAAGAGCAGGGAAAGGAAGCCATGCAGCGGGCCGAACCGCAGGATTTCGCTCGCGTTCTCTCATCGATGTGTACGGTGCCCCACCCAAAGGCCCGCACAGCGGCAGAACGCTTTCTGACGACGAATCCCGGTGATCCTGGTACGTATGAAACTGTCGCGGCGCTCGAAGAGAAAGCCATTGGCATGCTCGGAGCGGTAGCTGGCCATCCGTCTGCTGGGGGCTATATCGCATCTGGCGGCACAGAGGCGAATATTCAGGCGGTCCGTATTGCTCGCAATCGCGCCCGCACTCACAGAGACGTCACGTCACCGAACGTCGTTGTCCCCGAAAGTGCTCACTTCAGCTTCACAAAAGCAGCTGACGTGCTTGGTATCGAGCTCCGACGCGCACCACTCACAGACTACCGCGTCGATACAGACGCGATGGCCGCGCTTGCCGACGAGGAGACGGTGTTGATGGTTGGTGTTGCCGGGACGACCGAATACGGTCGTGTCGATCCCATTCCCGACATCGCTACACTTGCTCACGAGTACGATGCACTCTGTCACGTCGATGCTGCGTGGGGCGGATTCGTGCTCCCGTTCACGGGCCACGAGTGGAACTTCGCGCACGCACCAATCGATACGATGACCATTGACCCCCACAAGATGGGCCAAGCGGTCGTCCCCGCCGGTGGGCTGCTCGCACGCACGCAGGAACTACTCAATCCACTCGCCATCGATACGCCGTATCTCGAATCTACATCACAAGTAACCCTCACAGGAACACGCAGTGGAGCGGGTGTTGCGAGTGCTGTTGGCGCGATGGACGCGCTGTGGCCCGAGGGCTACCGCAAGGCGGCAACAACCGGACAAGAGAACGCAGAGTGGTTCGCAAACGAGCTTTCTGCTCGTGGCTACGCAGTCGTCGATCCTGTTCTCCCGCTCGTAGCGGCCGATATCCCACACGAAACGATCAGAAAGCTGCGCGATCGAGATTGGCGCATCTCGAAAACGAGTTCCGGAGAGCTTCGCATCGTGATGATGCCACACGTCACTCGTGAGATGCTCACGGCGTTCGTCTCCGACCTCGATCGAATTGGGCAAAAATAACCCAATAATCAGTCATTTATCCTGGAAGAATTGGACCGGTTATTGCGTGGAGCAAAGCTAAGTATCGACGCGCGTGTAGTTACAACTGATGTGGGGAATGCGACTGGGACGGGCTGAACATGTGACATGCATTGCCTGCGGGCTGACGATCGTCCGATCAGACGCCCGTGAGTACGACAAGGAGGGTGATCGATGGTCCCGAAGTGGAAAAGAATTTGAATACCTCTGCAAGGCCTGTTACCGTGAGCTTAACCATCAGCCTCGCGACGAACTTGAGGCGCTCCTCATCGATATCGAACAGCCAATTCGCATGACCCAAGAAGAGTTCGTACACCGATACAACAAACGTGTCAAGGAACGATATGGACCGGTCGAATAACATTCAAATACTTTTCGGGTGTGATGTCGACAGATACTGTTCTGTGCTCAGTCGTCCCTTCTTTCAATTCTCTCTCGCTCCCGACACGGCTAACTGTCCCACTGCTGTACACCATTTATGACCGATTCACAAAATCAAGCGGCCGCCGGAACCGCCGAAGGGCAAGGTCCAGTCACGATCGATGAAGACCTTGCACGTCATCTCGACAATAAGCGAGAGGAGCTCTTCGAGAAGTTTGAGATCCGTGATGCGTTTCCGCCTGAAGTGATAGAGGAAGCCGAACAACGGACGGACGGTGTCCAAGAAGAGATTCAAGCCGAAATCGACGACCGCGCTGATCTCCGTGATCGGACAACGTGGACGACCGACCCCATCGACGCACAGGATTTTGACGATGCAATCAGCATCGAACGGACCGACGAAGAGTACATTCTGTGGGTGCACATTGCCGATGTCACACACTATGTCCACCCGGATAGCAATATGTGGGCAGAAGCAATCGAACGCAGCAACTCCGTGTATCTCCCTGCGTACACCATCCACATGCTTCCGCCAATGCTCGCAGAGACGGTTTGCTCTCTCGTTCCCAACGAAGACCGTCTCGCTCACACGGTCGAGATGCATCTGGATCCCGAAACGCTCACCTACGAATCCATCGACATCTATAAATCTGTCATCAACTCGGACGAACGGCTGACGTACACACAGTGCGAAAATCGTCTCGACGATCCCGACGCGCCGTTGCACGAGGAGTGTTCGCTCGTCTATGAACTCGCAGAGCAGATGCACGAACAGCGAAAGGCAGACGGATCGCTCGTGCTGAACCCGAGCCGTGACCGTGCCCACACTATCATCGAGGAGTGTATGCTAAAAGCAAACAAGGCCGTCACGCACGAGCTCATGTGGAGCCGTGGCGTCGAAGCGATGTATCGCGTCCACCCACAACCGTCTCCTGAAGAGTGGGACGAGGCCCTCCGAGAAATTCAAGAACTCGACGGTGTCTCCATCCCCGGTGGATCGTGGGACGACCCACGAAAAGCCGTCAACGCAACGCTCGAACAGGCGCCTGACCGCCAGCTCCGAAAGATCCAGCGCGCGGTGATGAAAGTGATGCCTCGCGCGAAGTATATGAACGACCCGTTCGGCGGCCACCACGCCCTCAACTTCGAGATATACGGTCACTTCACGAGTCCTATCCGGCGACTTTCCGATCTCATCAACCACTGGATCGTCTATACGAACGACGTTCCTGTGAATCTCCTCAAACTGTGTGACCGCGCGTCTGAAAAGCAGATCAGCGCAGAGCGGTGTGAGCGCGAATACAAGCAGTTCCTACAAGAGGTCGGTCTCGATCCGTACGCAGTCAACAATCGTGGACTCGTCGTCGTCGAAGAGGAAGAAGAAGACGACGATGGTGACGATGAGGGTGAGAGCGGGGAAGATACCCCGAGATAGATAATTTGGTTGCTTTTGTGGCACAGTAGAAACGAAAACGGGATCGGATTGTATTTCGGTATTTCTGGAAACCGCCCCGTCTTCACTATGTACGACACCGTGGTAGCAGTCGTGATGATGTCCGAATCTCATCGACTGACAAACGAGAGCAACTACGACCGTATGGTGTCACAGGTACTGGATACGCGGTGGGATACGTATCGCAGCGAACTTCGTCAGGCCGATCGAATTGTGTTTGATCGACTCCACGACCATGCTCACGCACACGCAGCCGCGAGCAGAGCGTATATGGAGGCGCGTGAGATAGAACATCCGCTGCACATCGAACGGGCAGCGTTCGTTTCGATGCTCATCGAACAGCAGACCCACATCGATGATCTCGAAGATCGACTCGACCACTTAGAGAAAGATCTGAACGACGAGGAGTGAGATATATTCATAAGAATTTATCCGAAAATACTATCGTACGTGGATAACACTGAATTGTGCTGTCTCGGTTGAGGCATGAAACCATTCGATATCGCTTCGGAGAGAAATGGCGAATTAAAACGCTAGTCTTTCCTACTGTCCGAGTGTGTTTTCCGCTCAGTATGAGGTGCCCGACCAGATGAAGCTCTGTTTTCTAATTCTAATCAATCAACTCGCCCCCAGTGGGGCTCTGACACTACTCCTCAATGGTGCCCGCCACACTGACGCTCATTCAATTTCCGAGTATACAGACTGTTTCATTGAGGGGACAGGCGCACGTGCCGTCTGTAGATACCTTCGTGATGTATCCGCGGATACGCTTGGAGTTCGATACCTGGAGGAGTGTTAGAACGTGAGCGAACAACCAGCCTCTGAGCGTCAACTGTCGTCGTTACAATCGATTGTCGACGGGGCCTCGATCTTCATTATTGGCGAGATTCTGTACAAGGCATCTGGCTTTGTGTTGAATTTTCTTTTAGCGAAAGCGCTTGGACCAGTGCTGTATGGGGTCTATTCGTACGCGTACTCATATATCACTGTTTCGACGACGTTTGCGGGGATGGGAACTGATAATGCCGTCTTACGGTATCTCCCTGCGTATTCCGACGACGAATCGACGCAAAATTGGGTCTTTGGTTTGTCGACGCTGTCCACCGTTGTGGGTAGTTGTCTCGTTGCTGGCGGACTTTTCGTCCTCGCCCCGACGATCAACCAGTACACACTCAATCATGAGCTGTTCGTCGATGTTATGCGAATTATCGCGATTATTCTACCGTTCGACACCCTCATCAGACTGTTCAGTAGCACATTTCGTGGATTAGAACTCCCCACCGAACAGATTCTGCTCCAAAAGATCCTCAGACCAGGGCTCAGGATCTGCGTGGTTGCATTTGCCCTGTTTCTCGGATATACGCTCTTGGATACGGTCGCTGCACTCGTCGTTGCCAGTGTCCTCGCGTGCTCACTTGGGGTGTATCTCTTGCTTCGTCGAACATCACTCCGTCCGTCATTTGCAGGACTGTCGGGGAATTCGGCGACACGAGAGATTGCGTCGTATTACAACTACTCGCTTCCGCTGATGTTCTCGCAAGCCGGATCGATCCTCTACAACCGCATCGACGTCTTCATGGTCGGTTACTTCATCGAATCGAGCGCGGTTGGGTTCTACAATATCGCATTTCTTATGTCGAGCGCGATCACGCTTCCGCTGATAGGGGTTAACCAGTTGTTTGCTCCGATTGCATCTCGACTCTACGATGACGGTGAACAGGCGGAGCTGAATGAGATCTATACGACGGTTACGCGATGGGTGTTCACTGTCTCACTCTTTGCAACGCTCGGTGCGATCATCTACGCTCGTGATGTGCTTGCGATCCTTGGTCAAGATTACGTTCCCGGCGCACCCGTCCTCGCTCTCTTCGCCGTCGGACAGCTGCTGAACGCAAGCGTTGGCCCGAGCAACTACCTCCTCATGATGACCGATCACCAGTACGTGTCGTTTCTCAACCATTGGGGATTTGGTCTCCTCAACGTCGTGCTCAACGTCTACTTCATCCTTCAGTTCGGATTCGTCGGAGCGGCACTCGCAACAGCGAGCATTCTTGGTGCTTTGAATATCGCACGCTGGCTCGAAATCAGACACCTCGAAGGACTG
The nucleotide sequence above comes from Halocatena marina. Encoded proteins:
- a CDS encoding ribonuclease R family protein, which gives rise to MTDSQNQAAAGTAEGQGPVTIDEDLARHLDNKREELFEKFEIRDAFPPEVIEEAEQRTDGVQEEIQAEIDDRADLRDRTTWTTDPIDAQDFDDAISIERTDEEYILWVHIADVTHYVHPDSNMWAEAIERSNSVYLPAYTIHMLPPMLAETVCSLVPNEDRLAHTVEMHLDPETLTYESIDIYKSVINSDERLTYTQCENRLDDPDAPLHEECSLVYELAEQMHEQRKADGSLVLNPSRDRAHTIIEECMLKANKAVTHELMWSRGVEAMYRVHPQPSPEEWDEALREIQELDGVSIPGGSWDDPRKAVNATLEQAPDRQLRKIQRAVMKVMPRAKYMNDPFGGHHALNFEIYGHFTSPIRRLSDLINHWIVYTNDVPVNLLKLCDRASEKQISAERCEREYKQFLQEVGLDPYAVNNRGLVVVEEEEEDDDGDDEGESGEDTPR
- a CDS encoding class I SAM-dependent methyltransferase gives rise to the protein MSDPYGRAIRDAYHDQREEPLLDRHGNYGTEHTQLESLYLNEFTPTGTDSEWVVSWLDGPLLDMGAGTGRQALYFQDQFETVAIDTSEHLVETMRDRGVTDARRASMFSLRDEFKRERFRSALAIGTQVGLAGSMQGLRQFLGDLAFVTMPEATAVLDSYHPDWLAAVDPPHYRHDPTAGLAYRIQQFEYEGALSEPLLFRLFSPDRLREATVGTGWKVSETRRHPSARDDAVQYRAALEKV
- a CDS encoding flippase, whose amino-acid sequence is MSEQPASERQLSSLQSIVDGASIFIIGEILYKASGFVLNFLLAKALGPVLYGVYSYAYSYITVSTTFAGMGTDNAVLRYLPAYSDDESTQNWVFGLSTLSTVVGSCLVAGGLFVLAPTINQYTLNHELFVDVMRIIAIILPFDTLIRLFSSTFRGLELPTEQILLQKILRPGLRICVVAFALFLGYTLLDTVAALVVASVLACSLGVYLLLRRTSLRPSFAGLSGNSATREIASYYNYSLPLMFSQAGSILYNRIDVFMVGYFIESSAVGFYNIAFLMSSAITLPLIGVNQLFAPIASRLYDDGEQAELNEIYTTVTRWVFTVSLFATLGAIIYARDVLAILGQDYVPGAPVLALFAVGQLLNASVGPSNYLLMMTDHQYVSFLNHWGFGLLNVVLNVYFILQFGFVGAALATASILGALNIARWLEIRHLEGLTPFSREYYKPIVAGIGAAGALSLPTLWLSGMVLLVVGGVFGLLIYVLVLYLLGVEQSDIEFAKQMWNRHSG
- the ppsA gene encoding phosphoenolpyruvate synthase produces the protein MAVLWLDTIGSDDLDSVGGKGASLGELTGAGLPVPSGFVVTAGTYRSFIEQAGIDDELFEAVDIDPDDSSALADAEQAAEDLILDTELPDDIADGILDAYDEVGDGEAFVAVRSSATAEDLPDASFAGQQETFLNITREDLLDRVKRCWASLFTKRAIYYREEQGFDHDRVDIAVVVQQMVDAEKSGVMFTSHPSTGEDQIIIEAAWGLGEAVVSGSVSPDNYVVDPATAEATTVTVADKKVMHVKDTETGKTVERDVPDEKRNVRVLTDDEIARLVELGRRVEDHYGTPQDVEWATIDGEVFMLQSRPITTIKEQSTDASSARTAEATDGSGLEQERRGSEDVLLKGLGASPGVASGPVRIVTKLDQLDKVGEGDIIITEMTTPDMVPAMKRAAGIVTDEGGMTSHAAIVSRELGVPAVVGSGGATTQLSDGQVITIDGDKGTIREGSTEGAEEREPYEDVRPQSPVKPMTATEVKVNVSIPEAAHRAAVTGADGVGLLRLEHMILSTNKTPDRYIRDHGADEYIEEIVSGVRGVADEFYPRPVRVRSLDAPTDEFRQLEGGEDEPNEHNPMLGYRGIRRSLDQIGVFKHELEAFRRLFEMGYDNVEIMFPLVNDVEDVYQAKSLMEEVGIDPQKRTWGVMIETPASALCVDEMADAGISFASFGTNDLTQYTLAVDRNNENVANRFDELHPAVLKLIGNTIKACRENDIDTSICGQAGSKPQMVRYLVNEGVSSISANIDAVRDVQHEVKRVEQKLLLEAVRQE
- a CDS encoding YndJ family protein, giving the protein MNASRLGFHPQRVSDGSAVIGGAMWLAIVVGGPFRRLELLLLLAPLVLVPLLLGMIPAEGGRETSSRWYWCAVLGQPIGALLVTASFALDHGVLAGMLIVPWGAVTLSMALWGLERLLPRGPEPLSELSIDAGLLYITVGSCWLLISRLGMNPLGFGDPIVFFTGIHFHYAGFVLPLLAGIAGRALSNGVWRRIYTFSVVTIVFGPGLIAAGITLSPLVEVVAVTALTVGVVAFALVTLLAIVPARTNRFQQAALTVSSLAIAASMVFAFGYGLSEFLGRTLAGLQIGTMVAFHGHLNALGFALCGAVGWRVAVPASYSVCHAPFSSLTADGRVGADYLERNGIVGPLSPSGQMDDLAAYDRPDFDSGAVHPAIRTFYEHTAEYELRYKATWHPGFRTGARLAKRLTMRIEQLDLPVGANSQRTDSQIVDIDDSVDGRTGVRAWIRTDTETGNAVFVAAYATHEHDGETYMNIGLPLPWCNLSALLWMDTIETDVDSAGIRLSSRTRDEQGNKGLYLITPHLPVRLPMCEDFRVWPASVDAPQAPTTLRTDDTALVAQHEMWLFGQQFLTIQYAIEHVGSTNESPESKRRS
- a CDS encoding DUF4166 domain-containing protein: MTSLFERAVGSDWTELHPQIRERYGLSADDSVAIGTGRMSQLTHNVLALPVLWLGTTQNVLFPESGTDIPFEIKSEAFIDTDGNEALRLQRRFETDPPRRFDDTMRWNPERECITEFLGRDGRLVADIHLSVADGGLVIEIGEQWIRFGDRFISVPTPLAANAILQDWYDEYAGRFRVAASITNPLAGHVFGYQGVFDNEWRDEPPTDEPVRHSSLPSGRQ
- the mfnA gene encoding tyrosine decarboxylase MfnA, which codes for MQRAEPQDFARVLSSMCTVPHPKARTAAERFLTTNPGDPGTYETVAALEEKAIGMLGAVAGHPSAGGYIASGGTEANIQAVRIARNRARTHRDVTSPNVVVPESAHFSFTKAADVLGIELRRAPLTDYRVDTDAMAALADEETVLMVGVAGTTEYGRVDPIPDIATLAHEYDALCHVDAAWGGFVLPFTGHEWNFAHAPIDTMTIDPHKMGQAVVPAGGLLARTQELLNPLAIDTPYLESTSQVTLTGTRSGAGVASAVGAMDALWPEGYRKAATTGQENAEWFANELSARGYAVVDPVLPLVAADIPHETIRKLRDRDWRISKTSSGELRIVMMPHVTREMLTAFVSDLDRIGQK